One part of the Tunicatimonas pelagia genome encodes these proteins:
- a CDS encoding aldo/keto reductase, translating to MKKVSLGTAGLQVPAIGLGCMGMSEFYGTTSEAQNVKVLDRAVDIGCTFWDTSDMYGPFTNEQLLAKALKGRRDQITLATKFGIVRREDGSWNGTKGSPEYVKASCEASLKRLKTDHIDLYYQHRMDLNTPIEETVGAMAELVKEGKVKYLGLCEVDADTLERANSVHPISVLQTEYSLWTREVEAEILPAVKRLNIGFVAYSPLGRGFLSGAIRSRSDLEPGDWRLENPRFTEEAIAKNSELVDQVHAITNDLGVTPAQVALAWLLSRDVNLATIPGTRKIHRLEENWASQEVALSEEHLAQLDDLIHQEIAGDRY from the coding sequence ATGAAAAAGGTCAGTTTAGGAACGGCAGGGCTACAGGTACCCGCCATTGGGCTGGGATGTATGGGGATGTCTGAATTTTATGGAACCACCTCAGAAGCACAAAACGTAAAGGTACTGGATCGGGCCGTGGATATCGGCTGCACGTTCTGGGATACCTCCGATATGTACGGCCCCTTCACCAATGAGCAATTGCTGGCCAAGGCCCTGAAAGGCCGCCGTGACCAGATTACCTTAGCCACCAAGTTTGGCATTGTTCGCCGTGAGGACGGTAGTTGGAACGGGACAAAAGGAAGTCCTGAATACGTGAAAGCCAGTTGTGAAGCTTCTTTGAAGCGACTAAAAACCGATCATATTGATCTCTATTATCAGCACCGCATGGACCTTAACACTCCCATCGAGGAGACGGTGGGTGCCATGGCTGAACTGGTGAAAGAAGGGAAAGTCAAGTATCTGGGTCTTTGTGAGGTAGATGCTGATACCCTGGAAAGGGCGAATAGTGTTCATCCCATCAGTGTACTTCAAACCGAATACTCATTATGGACCCGAGAGGTAGAGGCAGAGATTCTACCCGCCGTAAAACGGCTCAACATAGGCTTTGTGGCCTATAGTCCATTAGGGCGCGGGTTTTTATCGGGGGCGATCCGTTCAAGGAGTGACTTGGAACCCGGAGATTGGCGATTAGAGAATCCCAGGTTCACCGAGGAAGCCATCGCCAAAAATAGTGAATTGGTAGACCAGGTACATGCAATTACCAACGACCTGGGAGTCACACCGGCGCAGGTGGCACTGGCTTGGTTACTGTCGAGAGACGTGAACTTGGCCACCATCCCGGGAACCAGAAAAATACACCGCCTAGAGGAGAATTGGGCATCGCAGGAGGTTGCTCTATCAGAAGAACATCTTGCTCAATTGGATGATCTTATCCACCAAGAGATAGCGGGAGATCGATATTGA
- a CDS encoding adenylate/guanylate cyclase domain-containing protein, with protein MNNQEQVKPVMGNPRKSVVRFQPDGIELEIKRGETILDCAQRTGIDLYHRCKGQGLCTTCRVFVRSGLKNCTESTERERYVAKTLGFPHHLRLACQTKVTQGEIELTRAVVDDLDERIVVADSDGVYHTRPLGQVRNVAVMFTDIAGYTNFIAGMPCYDIIHFMNRYFQQMGEVVHQYEGKIIDYYGDGLLCVFGLNDEVNPSLNALCAAFDMRERLFEINKYAALMFDKIIDIRTGIAYGGTVMGNVGLDNAAKYTVVGDIVNLAARIEAYNKEVGTSVLVSHAVCEQAAEYLVGGKTFKANLRGFENEQDVYEVLALKSNHVRELQSWH; from the coding sequence ATGAATAACCAAGAGCAAGTAAAACCAGTAATGGGAAACCCGAGAAAATCCGTAGTTCGCTTTCAGCCAGACGGTATTGAGCTGGAAATAAAGAGGGGTGAGACCATCCTGGACTGTGCTCAGCGGACGGGAATAGACCTCTATCACCGGTGCAAAGGTCAAGGGCTGTGTACCACGTGTAGAGTATTTGTGAGAAGTGGGTTGAAGAATTGTACAGAAAGTACCGAAAGAGAGCGATATGTTGCGAAAACGCTGGGATTTCCCCATCATTTAAGATTAGCCTGCCAAACGAAGGTCACGCAGGGGGAGATAGAACTGACTCGGGCGGTAGTAGACGACTTGGATGAGCGGATCGTAGTAGCGGACAGCGACGGGGTATACCATACCAGGCCACTGGGTCAGGTCAGAAACGTGGCAGTCATGTTTACTGATATCGCCGGTTACACAAATTTCATTGCCGGTATGCCCTGCTATGATATCATTCATTTTATGAACCGGTACTTTCAGCAAATGGGGGAGGTGGTTCATCAGTATGAAGGTAAGATCATTGATTACTACGGGGATGGGTTGCTGTGTGTGTTTGGCCTGAATGATGAGGTAAATCCGAGTCTCAATGCCCTTTGTGCGGCATTTGATATGCGAGAGAGGCTCTTTGAGATCAACAAGTATGCTGCCCTCATGTTTGACAAAATCATTGATATACGCACGGGTATCGCGTATGGAGGCACGGTGATGGGGAATGTTGGATTGGACAATGCTGCAAAATACACGGTGGTTGGAGATATCGTCAATTTGGCAGCCCGGATAGAGGCCTACAACAAAGAAGTAGGAACCAGTGTACTGGTGTCACATGCGGTATGCGAGCAGGCTGCCGAATACTTGGTTGGAGGTAAAACTTTCAAGGCAAACCTCAGAGGCTTTGAAAATGAACAGGACGTATACGAAGTGCTGGCTCTAAAGTCCAATCACGTTAGGGAACTTCAATCCTGGCATTAA
- a CDS encoding RNA polymerase sigma factor, giving the protein MKKYPVSDSQLVCLFKEGSESAFEQLVHRHKSRLYTTIYLVTKDAYIAEDILQNTFIKVVNTIKSERYNEEGKFLPWVMRIAHNLAIDNFRKGKRYPTIIMKDGHHVFNTLNFSEDSAESVQIKKDTHALLRQLIKELPDEQRQVLTTRHYMNMSFKEIAEATGVSINTSLGCMRYALMNLRKKMEKHNIMYNPNRYPL; this is encoded by the coding sequence ATGAAGAAGTATCCAGTGAGTGACAGCCAACTCGTCTGCTTGTTTAAGGAAGGTAGTGAAAGCGCTTTTGAGCAATTGGTTCACCGCCACAAATCTCGTCTCTATACCACGATTTATCTGGTGACCAAGGATGCGTATATCGCCGAAGACATTCTGCAAAACACCTTTATCAAGGTCGTCAATACGATCAAGTCAGAACGGTATAACGAAGAAGGTAAGTTTCTTCCCTGGGTTATGCGTATTGCTCACAACCTGGCCATTGACAACTTCCGCAAAGGCAAGCGCTATCCCACCATTATTATGAAAGATGGCCATCACGTCTTCAACACCCTTAATTTCTCCGAAGACTCGGCGGAGTCAGTCCAGATAAAAAAGGATACGCATGCGCTGCTCCGACAACTGATCAAGGAGTTGCCCGATGAACAACGGCAGGTGCTCACCACGCGCCACTACATGAACATGAGCTTCAAAGAAATTGCCGAGGCTACCGGGGTTAGTATCAACACCTCGCTAGGCTGCATGCGCTACGCTCTCATGAATCTGAGGAAAAAAATGGAAAAGCATAACATTATGTATAATCCAAATCGCTACCCACTGTGA
- a CDS encoding universal stress protein codes for MSTVLIPLDLTYLSKCALEFGSQLANLMQARLHLISVVEPPRQGRFRVSSGEYEPDSMGHFYQQQLLRIKASQVEEHQDELQQWFPALDIAPTVRVGDPLPTVLDEIEQQAIDLVIIGGDCFHASDHALEQLIRESTCPVLVVKCRLDKITSYRDVVLLVDPQRDDSQVLSHLIVLQRWLNARLHLLWVNTPNRFTATKAATQTLDRYRIKYGLDHAHPVLWDDESETEGLLRYSQSLDHAFLALAVHSRSFVQRLLRSDPASQLITSSAHPVWTFGH; via the coding sequence ATGAGTACTGTACTAATTCCGCTGGACCTTACTTACTTGAGTAAATGCGCTTTAGAGTTTGGTTCTCAACTGGCCAACCTGATGCAAGCGCGCTTACACCTGATTTCTGTAGTAGAGCCCCCTCGTCAGGGGCGGTTTCGGGTAAGCTCCGGAGAGTACGAGCCGGACTCGATGGGCCATTTCTACCAACAGCAACTACTTCGTATCAAAGCTAGCCAAGTAGAAGAGCACCAGGACGAATTGCAACAGTGGTTTCCCGCGTTGGATATCGCCCCCACGGTGCGGGTCGGCGACCCACTGCCCACCGTGCTTGACGAGATTGAACAGCAAGCCATTGATCTGGTGATCATCGGCGGTGACTGCTTTCATGCTTCTGATCATGCTTTGGAGCAGCTTATCCGGGAATCAACCTGTCCGGTGCTGGTGGTGAAGTGCCGTTTAGACAAGATTACCTCCTACCGGGATGTGGTTTTGCTAGTAGACCCTCAGCGGGACGATAGTCAGGTGCTAAGTCACCTGATCGTACTGCAACGCTGGCTCAACGCCCGGCTTCATCTGCTTTGGGTAAATACGCCGAACCGGTTTACGGCCACCAAAGCGGCGACACAAACACTGGATCGCTACCGGATCAAGTACGGTTTGGATCATGCCCACCCGGTGCTGTGGGACGATGAAAGCGAGACCGAGGGGCTGCTGCGCTACAGCCAGTCGTTGGATCACGCTTTTTTAGCACTGGCGGTGCATTCCCGCAGCTTCGTTCAGCGGTTGCTGCGTAGCGACCCCGCGAGCCAGCTCATTACTTCGTCCGCTCATCCGGTCTGGACCTTCGGCCACTAA
- a CDS encoding SDR family NAD(P)-dependent oxidoreductase has product MEKHHKATRRDMIKKGALGAAAVAASTVLGTGVAQAAKNPVTYQLSGKTAFITGGARGIGLAIAEEMAKAGANIVLFDIASGQIPHVGYAVANEGDLQSAQATIEALNVKCLAIKGDVRSRGDLENAMKQAVASFGSLDIVVANAGVTQVGAMEEFSPEEISVVYDINVEGVVKTTQAAAPIMKQQKSGKMIFIASALGRMGNELFPIYASSKWAVIGIAKSAALSYGRDNILCNVVSPGLVKTKFADNPYVLSKMMPNDPAPTFDKVSEMLRPGNPIDVGHLEPEDVAKAAMIFATDATARVTGEVFDVSYGSLARSIA; this is encoded by the coding sequence ATGGAAAAGCACCATAAAGCGACGCGCCGGGACATGATCAAAAAAGGGGCGCTGGGAGCAGCGGCGGTAGCCGCATCCACTGTATTAGGTACTGGAGTAGCACAAGCTGCTAAAAATCCTGTTACGTATCAGCTATCCGGCAAGACCGCTTTCATCACCGGGGGAGCCCGAGGCATCGGCTTAGCGATTGCCGAAGAGATGGCCAAAGCCGGAGCTAATATCGTCCTTTTTGATATTGCCTCCGGGCAAATCCCTCATGTGGGTTATGCGGTGGCCAATGAGGGTGATTTACAATCGGCCCAAGCAACAATAGAAGCGCTAAACGTGAAATGTTTGGCTATCAAAGGAGATGTTCGAAGCCGCGGTGACCTGGAAAACGCCATGAAACAAGCAGTCGCCAGCTTTGGGAGTCTGGATATCGTGGTGGCCAATGCGGGTGTTACGCAGGTGGGAGCCATGGAAGAATTTTCTCCGGAAGAGATCAGCGTGGTGTATGACATCAATGTAGAAGGAGTAGTAAAAACTACCCAAGCGGCGGCCCCCATCATGAAACAGCAAAAGTCCGGAAAAATGATCTTCATCGCTTCTGCCTTAGGCCGCATGGGCAATGAACTCTTTCCCATCTACGCTTCTTCCAAGTGGGCGGTGATCGGTATTGCCAAAAGTGCGGCGCTGAGTTACGGAAGAGACAACATACTGTGCAATGTGGTAAGTCCGGGTTTGGTGAAGACCAAGTTTGCCGACAATCCTTATGTCCTAAGTAAGATGATGCCTAATGATCCGGCACCCACCTTCGATAAAGTCTCAGAAATGCTCAGACCGGGTAATCCCATCGATGTGGGACATCTTGAACCCGAAGACGTTGCGAAGGCGGCCATGATTTTTGCCACGGATGCTACCGCCAGGGTGACGGGGGAAGTATTTGACGTGAGTTATGGGTCATTAGCCAGGAGTATAGCATAA
- a CDS encoding FAD-dependent oxidoreductase yields MSESIRRMSEHGSPLEREAWPKLSDTFKALMEEHGRERHLEKDEVLFEAGEELTFFPYLKKGNLDIVDRALDNKTLVRIEEGNFIGELGMLMGQKAILAGVACESCSVIEIPLTELRLLLATVPEIGDVIVSAFTARRRILAERGERGEGGLVIIGSSDNKRSLAILEFISRSLLPYRWIEKSDIEAISKISETSEIPGAAAALVVGKSLVPCETPRELAEALGFDLAVRTDQIVDLLVIGAGPGGLAASIYAASEGLSVLAIEDTAIGGQAGTSSRIENYLGFPQGISGKDLAHKAEIQAIKFGAKITVPRRATRLQKKGDHYEITLDNEQAVKGRAVVLANGVQYRRLPLDRLEELEGNGIYYAATDLEARYCADRTVAIIGGGNSAGQAAMFLSRYAKKTYVIIRGQSLAESMSSYLSNRIHQDANIELMTNSEVSDLHGDTKLAGVTITDQKTGIAKQLATQALFIMIGARPNTKWLDEQLALDQHGFILTGKDVNAETSDFETSLSGIFAVGDIRSGSVKRVASAVGEGSVVVSAVHQYLSGT; encoded by the coding sequence ATGAGTGAATCTATCCGACGTATGTCTGAGCATGGAAGTCCGCTAGAGCGTGAAGCCTGGCCCAAGCTGAGTGACACATTCAAAGCACTGATGGAAGAACACGGCAGGGAACGCCACCTGGAAAAGGATGAAGTGTTATTCGAGGCAGGAGAAGAGCTAACCTTTTTTCCTTACTTAAAAAAAGGCAACCTGGATATCGTTGATCGAGCCCTTGATAACAAAACATTAGTACGGATAGAGGAAGGTAACTTTATCGGAGAACTCGGCATGCTCATGGGGCAAAAAGCCATCCTGGCGGGAGTAGCTTGCGAGTCTTGTTCCGTTATCGAGATTCCACTTACGGAGTTACGTCTGTTATTGGCCACTGTACCGGAAATTGGGGATGTGATCGTGAGTGCTTTTACGGCCCGGAGACGTATACTTGCGGAGCGGGGAGAACGGGGAGAAGGTGGTTTGGTGATCATCGGCAGCAGCGATAATAAACGATCACTTGCTATACTGGAGTTTATTAGCCGAAGTCTACTACCATATAGGTGGATAGAGAAATCGGATATTGAGGCAATATCCAAAATTTCTGAAACCAGCGAAATCCCTGGTGCAGCCGCTGCGTTGGTGGTAGGAAAGTCCTTAGTACCTTGCGAAACTCCCCGAGAACTGGCCGAGGCACTCGGATTTGACCTGGCAGTGCGTACCGATCAAATAGTTGACCTGCTCGTGATCGGCGCCGGCCCGGGGGGACTGGCTGCTTCCATCTATGCCGCCTCAGAGGGGCTGAGCGTGTTGGCAATAGAAGATACGGCAATCGGGGGGCAGGCCGGCACTTCATCTCGCATCGAAAACTACCTGGGCTTCCCCCAAGGCATCAGCGGCAAAGACCTTGCCCACAAAGCAGAAATACAGGCCATCAAGTTTGGAGCGAAGATTACGGTGCCTCGTAGAGCTACCCGGCTTCAAAAGAAAGGCGATCATTATGAAATTACGCTTGATAATGAGCAAGCCGTCAAGGGTAGAGCCGTAGTACTTGCCAACGGCGTGCAGTACCGGAGGTTACCGCTGGATAGGCTGGAGGAGTTGGAAGGGAACGGTATTTACTACGCAGCAACCGATTTAGAAGCACGCTACTGTGCTGATAGAACCGTAGCGATCATTGGTGGAGGAAACTCTGCCGGACAGGCCGCTATGTTTTTATCACGTTACGCCAAAAAGACGTACGTGATCATACGGGGGCAGAGCCTGGCCGAGAGTATGTCCTCGTATCTTTCCAATCGTATACACCAGGATGCTAACATTGAACTGATGACCAACTCAGAAGTATCCGATCTTCATGGGGATACGAAACTAGCAGGTGTTACCATTACCGATCAGAAAACCGGCATAGCCAAGCAGTTGGCTACTCAGGCATTATTCATCATGATCGGAGCCCGGCCTAATACCAAATGGCTGGACGAACAGTTGGCCCTGGATCAGCACGGATTTATACTTACCGGGAAAGATGTAAATGCAGAAACCTCAGACTTTGAGACTTCCCTGTCCGGCATTTTTGCGGTGGGTGATATACGTTCCGGTTCGGTGAAGCGGGTAGCTTCAGCGGTAGGTGAAGGCTCGGTGGTGGTTTCTGCAGTGCATCAGTATCTATCAGGAACTTGA
- a CDS encoding universal stress protein gives MNPILIPLDLTYLSQCALTFGTQLAEHLRVSVHLFSTVPSVPSGGPMVGPGEYVTNSKSSFYERQEVAEKTIEVTEHIATLRQWHPSLDMAPTVRVGDPVPTLLDEMQQHMPQLMVFGSDCYNTSDAQLDRLIRQTACPVLTVKCHLAPPEAYRDIVFLVDPERDHQRIIYHLATLQRWLDARLHLLRVNTPDNYTTTLPATDMLKKFVVQHQLENVSSLVVSAPTEYEGLMQYGESLEQAVIALGTHSRSFLQRLLRPNSEGELIAASAHPVWTFGG, from the coding sequence ATGAACCCGATATTAATTCCCTTAGATTTAACCTATCTGAGCCAGTGCGCGCTCACCTTTGGCACCCAACTGGCCGAGCACCTTCGCGTGTCGGTGCATCTGTTCTCGACCGTGCCTTCGGTGCCTTCGGGTGGCCCCATGGTCGGCCCCGGCGAGTATGTAACCAACTCCAAAAGTAGTTTTTATGAACGGCAGGAAGTAGCCGAAAAGACCATTGAGGTCACAGAGCATATTGCTACGCTTCGGCAGTGGCACCCCTCGCTTGACATGGCTCCTACGGTTCGGGTCGGCGATCCTGTGCCTACTTTACTGGACGAGATGCAGCAGCATATGCCCCAGCTAATGGTCTTTGGCAGCGACTGCTATAATACTTCTGATGCCCAGCTGGATCGTCTCATCCGACAGACCGCTTGCCCGGTGCTCACGGTAAAGTGCCACCTGGCACCCCCGGAAGCGTACCGCGATATTGTCTTTCTGGTAGACCCCGAGCGGGATCATCAGCGAATTATCTATCATTTGGCGACCTTGCAACGGTGGCTGGATGCCCGGCTACACCTGCTGCGGGTAAACACTCCCGATAACTATACGACAACCCTACCGGCCACTGATATGCTTAAAAAGTTTGTCGTGCAGCACCAGCTCGAGAACGTCTCCTCGCTGGTGGTGAGCGCGCCCACGGAGTACGAGGGCCTGATGCAGTACGGCGAGTCATTGGAACAGGCAGTCATCGCACTGGGTACGCACTCCCGAAGCTTCTTGCAGCGGCTTTTGCGTCCCAACTCGGAAGGTGAGCTGATTGCCGCCTCGGCCCACCCGGTCTGGACCTTTGGGGGATGA
- a CDS encoding AraC family transcriptional regulator, with protein MTPYFTSIATYNEAIQIPPPARKDFDVRRFEDNMPLVNTFMPPFRHNFYQVALLEEGTGTFKSNGQRNMLGQPALFFVIPGQVIQWNIPRDWKGFYVSFGEDFTIPSTTALALPQEYRFFASDTIKFCSLGDEPLAQLTSLFEQMRQEYRGSQSPDVLRAFLRLLLLYSHRHYCEQEFSREQIISQAPLTRKFEMVLGEDFKGIQLGLVLSPKSVADYADQLHVSPKYLSEMLKRETGLTTLEHIHQKIVFLAKVMLATTDMPVVEVSRLLGFQNQSYFNRLFRKYTHQTPSAFRVRQ; from the coding sequence ATGACGCCGTACTTTACTTCAATTGCTACCTACAACGAAGCGATTCAGATTCCCCCGCCCGCCCGGAAGGATTTCGATGTTCGTCGGTTTGAGGATAATATGCCGTTGGTCAATACTTTTATGCCTCCCTTCCGCCATAACTTCTATCAGGTAGCTCTATTAGAAGAGGGGACCGGCACGTTCAAAAGCAACGGACAGCGAAATATGTTAGGGCAACCAGCATTATTTTTTGTCATTCCCGGTCAGGTAATTCAATGGAATATTCCCCGCGATTGGAAAGGCTTCTACGTTTCCTTCGGGGAGGACTTTACGATTCCGTCTACCACCGCGCTTGCGCTCCCGCAGGAGTATCGTTTCTTTGCGTCGGATACGATCAAGTTCTGTTCTCTTGGCGATGAGCCGCTGGCCCAACTCACCTCGCTTTTTGAACAGATGCGACAGGAATACCGGGGAAGTCAATCACCGGATGTCCTACGGGCTTTTCTGCGCCTGCTATTGCTCTATTCCCATCGGCACTACTGCGAACAGGAATTCTCCCGGGAGCAAATCATCTCTCAAGCTCCGTTAACCCGGAAATTTGAGATGGTGCTAGGAGAAGATTTCAAGGGCATTCAATTGGGGTTAGTGCTATCGCCCAAGTCGGTGGCCGACTACGCCGACCAACTACACGTGTCGCCGAAGTATCTGAGTGAAATGCTCAAAAGAGAAACCGGCCTGACCACGCTGGAGCACATCCACCAAAAAATAGTGTTCCTCGCTAAAGTGATGCTAGCTACTACGGACATGCCGGTGGTTGAGGTAAGTAGACTATTAGGTTTTCAGAATCAATCGTACTTCAACCGCCTGTTCCGAAAGTATACTCATCAGACACCTTCCGCTTTCCGGGTTCGTCAGTGA
- a CDS encoding aldo/keto reductase produces the protein MKALTKDSRNEINMPLVGFGTYQLSTKEAETSVTEALKAGYRHIDSAEGYQNEEGTGRALKASGLSRDDFFITTKLFPGNKQWDAPEKTYEQTVETLKKQLADLQLDHVDLYLIHAPLAELRLEQWKALVELKKLGLTKHIGVSNYDETRIHELLSAGLPKPEANQIEFHPINTQPGLSKFMSEHSMAPIAYSSLAPLANWRMAEGQGGEVLAEKKQEAQGVITEVAHELNVTEAKLLLRWGLQHGYAILTRSTKPERIQENIDLFDFEIPQSHMDRLDQLNQDQPFAWAAHGLNPMEAAPAL, from the coding sequence ATGAAAGCACTGACCAAAGATTCGCGCAATGAAATCAATATGCCGCTGGTGGGATTTGGCACCTATCAGTTATCAACTAAGGAAGCTGAAACAAGCGTCACCGAAGCCTTGAAAGCGGGATACCGACACATAGATTCGGCCGAAGGCTACCAAAACGAAGAAGGCACCGGTAGAGCCCTCAAGGCGTCTGGCCTATCACGAGACGACTTCTTTATCACGACCAAGCTCTTCCCCGGAAACAAACAGTGGGATGCCCCTGAAAAAACCTATGAGCAAACCGTTGAAACCCTTAAAAAGCAACTTGCTGATCTACAACTGGATCACGTAGACCTGTATCTGATTCATGCCCCCCTGGCTGAGCTAAGACTAGAGCAATGGAAGGCTTTGGTGGAGCTTAAAAAGTTAGGGCTAACCAAGCACATTGGGGTATCCAATTACGATGAAACCAGAATCCATGAGCTATTGAGTGCCGGTTTGCCCAAACCCGAGGCCAATCAAATTGAATTTCATCCCATCAACACGCAGCCAGGGTTATCCAAATTTATGAGTGAACATTCGATGGCGCCCATTGCCTACAGCTCACTAGCCCCGCTGGCCAATTGGAGAATGGCCGAAGGGCAGGGAGGGGAAGTACTGGCTGAGAAAAAACAGGAGGCTCAAGGGGTGATTACCGAAGTGGCCCATGAGCTAAACGTGACGGAAGCAAAATTGCTACTACGATGGGGACTACAGCACGGCTACGCCATCCTGACCAGAAGTACCAAGCCGGAACGCATCCAGGAAAACATTGATCTGTTTGATTTTGAGATTCCTCAGAGCCATATGGATCGTCTGGATCAATTGAACCAAGATCAACCCTTTGCTTGGGCCGCCCACGGCCTCAACCCTATGGAAGCCGCTCCAGCACTTTAA
- a CDS encoding PQQ-dependent sugar dehydrogenase: MKKEMPEEDFYNMKKNSLKTSFWLLSILLILGCSNDEETIEPVDDQDQTAANRTVVSNLSVPWEMLWGPDDFLWVTERGGRVNRIDPETGERVVIADLTGTVEQSGESGLLGMALHPDFSSSPFVYLVYTYRNGSSFNERLARFTYTDGSLGSETILLDNIPAGSRHNGSRIVITPESFILMTTGDIGNSSLSQDVNSLVGKLLRLNLDGGIPSDNPDPNSYVYSIGHRNAQGLMVHPNGMIYSSEHGPSSDDEINITEAGGNYGWPNVLGTIDTPDENAFALNTPVVESIIDWTPTIAPSDIMWYPSDQIPEWTDRLLLASLREQTLFAITLSEDGRQVVGEQRYFEREFGRIRDIVMAPDGRLFIATNGSSFSDNSNTHSIIEINRLSD, encoded by the coding sequence TTGAAGAAAGAAATGCCCGAAGAGGATTTTTACAACATGAAAAAGAATTCATTAAAAACAAGTTTTTGGCTCCTGTCCATTTTGCTCATTCTTGGATGCTCCAATGATGAGGAAACGATCGAGCCAGTCGATGATCAGGACCAGACAGCCGCAAACAGAACAGTGGTCTCAAATCTCAGTGTTCCCTGGGAAATGCTATGGGGACCAGATGACTTTCTATGGGTCACCGAGCGCGGTGGACGTGTCAACCGTATCGATCCTGAAACAGGCGAGAGAGTGGTGATAGCCGACCTGACCGGTACTGTGGAACAAAGTGGCGAAAGTGGTCTTTTGGGTATGGCACTCCATCCCGATTTTTCCAGCAGTCCCTTTGTATATTTGGTTTACACGTACAGAAATGGTAGCAGCTTTAATGAGCGCCTGGCACGGTTTACCTATACGGATGGCAGCCTTGGGAGTGAGACTATCCTCTTGGACAATATTCCTGCTGGAAGCAGACACAATGGGTCTCGGATCGTTATTACACCGGAAAGCTTTATCCTGATGACCACTGGGGACATTGGGAATTCAAGCTTATCACAGGACGTCAATTCACTGGTGGGCAAGCTGTTACGTTTGAACCTTGATGGGGGCATCCCTTCGGACAATCCCGACCCGAATAGCTATGTCTATTCCATAGGTCATCGCAATGCACAAGGACTTATGGTTCATCCCAATGGAATGATATATAGCTCGGAACATGGTCCAAGCTCCGATGATGAAATCAACATCACTGAGGCCGGGGGCAATTACGGTTGGCCTAATGTGCTGGGTACCATTGACACCCCTGATGAGAACGCATTTGCACTAAACACTCCCGTTGTGGAGTCGATAATCGATTGGACACCGACTATTGCACCATCGGATATTATGTGGTATCCCAGCGACCAGATACCAGAATGGACCGATAGATTACTTTTAGCAAGCCTTAGAGAACAGACGCTATTTGCGATTACACTTAGCGAAGATGGCAGACAAGTTGTGGGCGAACAGCGCTACTTTGAAAGGGAGTTTGGTAGGATTCGTGATATAGTCATGGCACCAGACGGGCGCTTATTTATTGCCACTAATGGTAGCTCGTTCTCGGATAACAGCAACACGCATAGCATCATTGAGATAAACCGCTTGTCAGACTAA